Proteins encoded in a region of the Campylobacter geochelonis genome:
- the pepE gene encoding dipeptidase PepE — protein MKKALLLSASSYKDTGYLNHSKGWIKDFLGQNWEEEILFIPFAGVRRTHDEYEKKVQECLNNTNIKSIHKYKDMKEAVKNAKTIAVGGGNTFMLLHDLYKYDLVDAIREAVENGAKYFGWSAGANIAGSTMMTTNDMPIIMPKSFDSFNLFPHQINPHFISGKISGHNGESREERLEEFLIVNQQSTIYALPEGTALLINGNEVELIGHSDALKFEYKKDIATVKLGEKFKI, from the coding sequence ATGAAAAAAGCACTACTTTTAAGCGCTTCAAGTTACAAAGATACCGGTTATCTAAATCATTCAAAAGGTTGGATAAAAGATTTTTTAGGGCAAAACTGGGAAGAAGAGATTTTATTTATCCCATTTGCTGGAGTTAGACGAACACACGATGAATACGAAAAAAAGGTGCAAGAGTGCCTAAATAACACAAACATTAAATCAATCCACAAATACAAAGATATGAAAGAAGCGGTTAAAAATGCTAAAACCATCGCAGTTGGCGGTGGAAATACCTTTATGTTGCTTCATGATTTGTATAAATATGACCTTGTTGATGCTATAAGAGAAGCTGTTGAAAACGGTGCTAAATACTTTGGCTGGTCAGCAGGCGCAAACATCGCTGGAAGCACGATGATGACAACAAACGATATGCCTATAATCATGCCAAAAAGCTTTGACTCATTTAATCTTTTCCCACATCAAATCAACCCACATTTCATAAGCGGTAAAATTTCAGGTCATAATGGCGAAAGTAGAGAAGAAAGACTTGAGGAGTTTTTGATAGTTAATCAACAAAGCACTATTTACGCGCTTCCAGAAGGAACTGCACTTCTTATAAATGGCAACGAAGTAGAGCTAATCGGACATAGTGATGCTTTAAAATTTGAGTATAAAAAAGATATCGCCACTGTAAAACTTGGCGAAAAATTTAAAATCTAA
- the traT gene encoding complement resistance protein TraT, translated as MKKFILPLLALFAFVGCSIKPNLNEGIIKTSEPIFINSASKNNKTYVKFTNTSNVDSNLTSALSLELSQNGYEVVGDEKLASIIINGNLNYFRRTYIKDPDPFASFGFGFSRGRWGSGVGVGFPFGYYDDDYDSRTNSYIYDAQLSLQIRINDGKKTDSYKTNLDYQSNKNINSISTMTDIFNHKIAKQILYYLKSYQ; from the coding sequence ATGAAAAAATTTATCTTACCTCTTTTAGCACTGTTTGCTTTTGTTGGTTGTTCTATCAAGCCAAATTTAAACGAAGGCATTATAAAAACAAGCGAGCCTATCTTTATAAATTCCGCGTCTAAAAACAACAAAACTTATGTTAAATTTACAAACACAAGCAATGTCGATAGCAACCTTACTAGCGCACTATCTTTAGAGTTATCGCAAAATGGCTATGAGGTAGTTGGCGATGAAAAACTAGCAAGTATCATAATAAATGGAAATTTAAATTACTTTAGAAGAACTTATATAAAAGATCCAGATCCGTTTGCAAGCTTTGGTTTTGGCTTTTCAAGAGGAAGATGGGGAAGTGGCGTTGGCGTTGGTTTTCCGTTTGGGTATTATGATGATGACTACGATAGTAGAACTAATAGCTACATTTATGATGCGCAACTTTCACTGCAAATTCGCATAAACGATGGCAAAAAAACAGATAGTTATAAAACAAATTTAGACTATCAAAGCAACAAAAATATAAATTCAATTTCCACTATGACAGATATCTTTAACCATAAAATCGCAAAGCAAATTTTGTATTATTTAAAAAGCTATCAGTAG
- the fdh3B gene encoding formate dehydrogenase FDH3 subunit beta has product MARMKFYVDNNRCIACYGCQVACASAHEVPLGIKRRKVIILNEGVVGKEVASTLACQHCTDAPCAQVCPVQCFYIREDGIVLHNKKTCIGCGYCLYACPFGAPQFPRDGAFGIKGEMDKCTMCAGGPEETNSGVERELYGQNRIAEGKVPMCAAICSTNALLVGDAAEVSDMYRKRVMTKRASATTIDLF; this is encoded by the coding sequence ATGGCAAGAATGAAATTTTATGTAGATAACAACAGATGTATCGCATGCTATGGTTGTCAAGTCGCTTGTGCTTCAGCTCATGAAGTCCCACTTGGTATAAAAAGAAGAAAAGTTATTATTTTAAATGAAGGAGTTGTAGGCAAAGAGGTTGCTAGCACACTTGCTTGTCAGCACTGCACGGACGCTCCTTGCGCGCAAGTTTGCCCAGTTCAATGCTTTTATATAAGAGAAGATGGCATAGTTCTTCATAACAAAAAAACTTGCATAGGATGTGGGTATTGCTTGTATGCTTGTCCTTTTGGTGCACCACAATTCCCAAGAGATGGTGCGTTTGGCATAAAAGGCGAGATGGATAAATGCACGATGTGTGCTGGAGGGCCGGAAGAGACTAACTCAGGAGTTGAGCGAGAGCTTTATGGACAAAACCGCATAGCAGAGGGAAAAGTTCCGATGTGTGCGGCGATTTGCTCGACTAATGCTTTGTTGGTTGGCGATGCGGCTGAAGTTTCTGATATGTATAGAAAACGCGTTATGACTAAAAGAGCGAGCGCTACGACTATAGATTTGTTTTAA
- a CDS encoding formate dehydrogenase subunit alpha has protein sequence MSQSNVGRRSFLKLAAIGAGASATSVFGNNETLREATNEEIKNPFPNSVIKKTICSICSAGCGVLAEVDEASNTWIRQDMAIDHPISQGSHCCKGIDQIDLTKSKMRLKYPLKKVNGKWERMSWESAIEEIGNKMLEIRKEDGPDSVEFLGSAKFSNEQAYYFRKFAAFWGSNNIDHVARIUHSATVAGVANTWGYGAMTNHFGDVTKNAKMMLVIGANSAVANPVGGMKHMLQAKDRNNAKLVVVDPVFTRTAAKADMYIRIRPGTDIAFIYGVLHLIFKNGWEDKEVIKTQTYAVEEIKEEAAKWTPEEVANVTGCTQEELIKFATMYANTKPATLFWSLGITQHSVGSSNTRILSILQLVLGNMGKEGGGCNIIRGHDNVQGATDMNCLADSLPGYYGLADGVWKHFCQGWGVEYDKFIKRFAVSTKEKREKLGQKVEGTNFSEYFYHDEKNPEDRNWRNEKGYSLSKWYQGVLKEENTFSSGNLRVLWVQGTGITSMAQQIKIQEALTKLDMLVVVEPFLNEVAILSDRTDGIYVLPACTQFESEGHLSATNRSAQWRTKVINPIYESKEDQDVMFAFAKKFGFYDEYVKGMKMGVVDGVIKQVKDDFKWPDDATDEIARTTQSIGDNGRTAARLRKHQENWHNFDPETLMGRGPVEGEYYGLPWPCWDEEHPGTPILYDISKPYVKGGMGFRNRFGLVHNGVSQLADDSITLPGAKVKGGYAQITKENIEKILGITLTEEEKAKMGPSWSMDYSGIIAKKCREAGICPYGNARARTKVWEFLDPIPKHREPIHSPRWDLVAKYPTFGDQAKNFRVSTKYISEQTEQDWSKEFPTVMSSLRLVNLSGAGMIERTSKYLSEITPEMFAHVNPKLAAKYGIRDGSMMWIHAPQGTKIKVKCIYSESVTPDRICLPYNFAGIFQGEDLSARYPQDTKPYTIGESSNTVTNYGFDPVTQISEFNAGLCRLEKA, from the coding sequence ATGAGTCAGAGTAATGTCGGAAGGCGTTCTTTTCTTAAACTAGCAGCAATCGGCGCAGGTGCGAGTGCTACATCGGTTTTTGGAAACAACGAAACCTTAAGAGAAGCGACAAACGAAGAGATAAAAAACCCATTTCCAAATTCTGTGATAAAAAAGACAATTTGTTCGATTTGTTCAGCAGGGTGTGGGGTTTTAGCCGAAGTTGATGAAGCTTCAAACACATGGATTCGCCAAGATATGGCGATAGATCATCCGATTTCACAAGGAAGTCACTGCTGTAAAGGAATCGATCAAATCGATTTAACAAAGTCAAAAATGAGACTTAAATACCCGCTTAAAAAAGTAAATGGCAAGTGGGAAAGAATGAGTTGGGAAAGTGCGATAGAAGAGATCGGTAACAAGATGCTTGAGATAAGAAAAGAAGATGGTCCTGATAGCGTTGAGTTTTTAGGTTCGGCTAAATTTTCAAACGAACAAGCATATTATTTTAGAAAATTTGCAGCATTTTGGGGAAGTAACAATATAGACCACGTTGCAAGAATTTGACATAGCGCAACAGTCGCCGGTGTGGCGAATACATGGGGTTATGGAGCTATGACAAATCACTTTGGTGATGTAACTAAAAATGCAAAAATGATGCTAGTAATCGGAGCAAATTCAGCCGTAGCAAATCCAGTTGGCGGAATGAAACATATGCTTCAAGCAAAAGATAGAAATAACGCAAAGCTTGTAGTTGTTGATCCTGTTTTTACAAGAACAGCAGCAAAAGCTGATATGTATATAAGAATTCGTCCAGGAACTGATATCGCATTTATCTATGGCGTTTTACACTTAATCTTTAAAAACGGCTGGGAGGATAAAGAGGTTATTAAAACCCAGACTTACGCAGTCGAAGAGATAAAAGAAGAAGCTGCAAAATGGACTCCAGAAGAGGTGGCAAATGTAACTGGTTGTACTCAAGAAGAGTTGATTAAATTCGCCACTATGTATGCAAACACAAAGCCAGCAACGCTATTTTGGTCGCTTGGTATCACTCAACACTCGGTTGGCAGCTCAAATACGAGAATTCTTTCAATCCTACAGCTTGTCTTAGGAAATATGGGTAAAGAAGGTGGCGGATGTAACATCATCAGAGGACATGATAATGTTCAAGGTGCGACTGATATGAACTGTCTAGCTGATAGTTTGCCAGGATATTATGGGTTAGCTGATGGCGTGTGGAAGCACTTTTGTCAAGGTTGGGGCGTTGAGTATGATAAATTTATCAAAAGATTTGCCGTATCAACAAAAGAGAAAAGAGAAAAACTTGGACAAAAGGTAGAGGGAACAAATTTCAGTGAGTATTTTTATCACGATGAGAAAAATCCAGAAGATAGAAACTGGAGAAACGAAAAGGGATACTCGCTTTCTAAATGGTATCAAGGCGTTTTAAAAGAGGAAAATACATTCTCAAGTGGAAATTTACGAGTTCTTTGGGTTCAAGGAACAGGCATTACCTCTATGGCTCAGCAGATAAAAATTCAAGAAGCACTAACCAAACTTGATATGCTTGTTGTCGTAGAGCCGTTTTTAAACGAAGTTGCGATTTTAAGTGATAGAACGGATGGAATTTATGTTCTTCCAGCTTGTACGCAGTTTGAAAGCGAGGGGCATTTATCAGCTACAAACCGTTCAGCCCAGTGGAGAACTAAAGTTATAAATCCAATCTATGAAAGCAAAGAAGATCAAGATGTTATGTTTGCATTTGCTAAAAAATTTGGCTTTTATGATGAGTATGTAAAAGGTATGAAAATGGGCGTTGTTGATGGCGTAATCAAACAAGTCAAAGATGACTTTAAGTGGCCAGATGACGCGACTGATGAGATAGCTAGAACTACTCAAAGTATCGGAGATAACGGAAGAACTGCTGCAAGATTAAGAAAACATCAAGAAAATTGGCATAACTTTGATCCTGAAACTTTAATGGGTCGAGGACCAGTCGAGGGCGAATACTACGGACTTCCATGGCCTTGTTGGGATGAAGAGCATCCTGGAACTCCAATCCTTTATGATATAAGCAAACCTTATGTTAAAGGCGGTATGGGCTTTAGAAACAGATTTGGACTTGTGCATAATGGCGTTAGTCAGCTAGCTGATGATAGTATCACGCTTCCTGGCGCAAAAGTTAAGGGCGGATATGCTCAAATCACTAAAGAGAATATTGAAAAAATTCTAGGTATTACATTAACAGAAGAAGAAAAAGCAAAAATGGGACCAAGCTGGAGCATGGATTATAGTGGAATAATCGCTAAAAAATGTCGCGAAGCTGGAATTTGCCCATACGGCAATGCAAGAGCTAGAACTAAAGTATGGGAGTTTTTAGATCCGATCCCAAAACATCGCGAACCAATCCACTCGCCAAGATGGGATTTGGTTGCAAAATACCCAACATTTGGCGATCAAGCTAAAAATTTCCGTGTTTCAACTAAATATATCAGCGAACAAACCGAACAAGACTGGTCAAAAGAGTTCCCAACAGTTATGTCTTCTCTTAGACTTGTAAATTTAAGTGGCGCTGGTATGATAGAACGAACTAGTAAATATCTTTCTGAAATCACTCCAGAAATGTTTGCCCATGTTAATCCAAAACTAGCAGCAAAATACGGTATAAGAGATGGCTCTATGATGTGGATACACGCTCCACAAGGAACTAAAATAAAGGTAAAATGTATATATTCTGAGTCTGTTACTCCAGATAGAATTTGTCTGCCTTATAACTTTGCTGGAATTTTTCAAGGCGAGGATTTAAGCGCTAGATATCCACAAGATACTAAGCCATATACTATAGGCGAGAGTTCAAACACAGTTACAAACTACGGCTTTGACCCAGTTACTCAAATTTCAGAGTTTAACGCCGGACTTTGTAGACTAGAGAAAGCATAA
- a CDS encoding Tat pathway signal protein encodes MKDGRREFLKKSLKVAAVAGVATTAAVASQKGEPQSSGVVSGKIAKKEVLYYKSQNWEKYYKVAY; translated from the coding sequence ATGAAAGATGGTAGAAGGGAATTTTTAAAAAAATCCTTAAAAGTCGCGGCTGTTGCGGGCGTTGCGACAACTGCAGCTGTAGCTAGCCAAAAGGGCGAACCACAAAGTAGTGGCGTAGTCAGTGGCAAAATAGCAAAAAAAGAGGTGCTTTACTATAAAAGCCAAAACTGGGAAAAATACTACAAAGTAGCCTATTAG
- a CDS encoding molecular chaperone TorD family protein, whose protein sequence is MNENLSLARSFYYEFFAIPFFFSENDTKFKLFKEQLRYLATSPLQESDRASFEALEEFSFESFKKEQNLVLFDYSFSNVPLTASFYAEGRDDGKARILVLETLRKSKFRRNDKVCKDSEDFIGFIFYAMSSLLKDEVGQNNFLSTELFVNVINGFVDELSELMKENKGSVFYAQLANLMSSFFAFERAFLGVKTPIFEKSVAKEAMQKAPYISKFGESKDKYEWSDELSKYQEEL, encoded by the coding sequence ATGAACGAAAATTTAAGCCTTGCTAGAAGTTTTTACTATGAGTTTTTTGCGATACCATTTTTTTTCAGCGAAAACGATACTAAATTTAAGCTTTTTAAAGAGCAGTTAAGATATCTTGCGACTTCGCCACTGCAAGAAAGCGATAGGGCGAGTTTTGAAGCATTAGAAGAGTTTAGTTTCGAGAGCTTTAAAAAAGAGCAAAATTTAGTTTTGTTTGACTACTCGTTTTCAAATGTTCCGCTAACTGCGTCATTTTACGCAGAAGGAAGAGATGATGGCAAGGCAAGAATACTTGTTTTAGAAACACTTAGAAAGAGCAAATTTAGGCGAAATGATAAGGTGTGTAAAGATAGTGAGGATTTTATCGGATTTATCTTTTATGCGATGTCAAGCTTGCTAAAAGATGAGGTTGGACAAAACAATTTCTTAAGCACAGAGCTTTTTGTAAATGTTATAAATGGTTTTGTCGATGAGTTAAGCGAGCTTATGAAAGAGAACAAAGGCTCTGTTTTTTACGCACAACTTGCAAATTTGATGAGTTCGTTTTTTGCTTTTGAGAGAGCTTTTTTAGGCGTTAAAACACCTATTTTTGAAAAAAGTGTGGCAAAAGAAGCTATGCAAAAAGCTCCATATATCTCTAAATTTGGCGAAAGCAAAGATAAATATGAGTGGAGTGATGAGCTTAGCAAATATCAAGAAGAGTTATAG
- a CDS encoding 4Fe-4S dicluster domain-containing protein gives MKEFVFIKTPDIDAVLPDDIDVLDSVNSAEYLVSNSKDAKAQVYAPEINFYLKNSQDSVLEKAKMAELLYEARAHTFDRAVDMDYQKEVGKNVIIISDDEKTTLASKLSDEGYKVISLSHAEVKFLYGEIGELYVTVLRENDEFEVISDFVLVNGIKEYMLRQSGTAEIANLKDDEILAFLNTRSPVYRYKSAITYDQSICQYHERRSEHCAKCVEICPTVAILKDDENKHLVFSHIDCNECGGCVSVCPSGAIDYAKMPRGAFIDVAKMYKGKKIIITPRIMDLEDFDIILPEGFLPFGVEGEKFLSQVHLLTLLQESGASLIFYSDIISAGVRESIELINQIYKAKFNEVAIEIATDEIELRKAIKNAKFIQGSQYSMSEYALAKREIFAKRVKYLVGDENLGVAKSGEWIRYGKVEINQDACTLCLSCVGACNVSALVADEKDNSIKFNASLCTTCGYCEVSCAEDGAIALTRGELRLEPSYFEYQTLAKDSLFACIECGKEFATTKAVMKIAQLMTPKFGDDSYKIKTLYCCADCKAKIMIKKQMEDAAKIYEDGK, from the coding sequence ATGAAAGAATTTGTTTTTATAAAAACTCCAGATATAGATGCGGTTTTGCCAGATGATATCGACGTTTTAGATAGTGTTAATAGCGCGGAGTATTTAGTTAGCAACTCAAAAGATGCAAAAGCTCAAGTCTATGCGCCAGAGATTAATTTTTATCTTAAAAACAGCCAAGATAGCGTGCTAGAAAAAGCAAAAATGGCAGAGCTTTTATATGAGGCTAGAGCGCACACTTTTGATAGAGCAGTTGATATGGACTATCAAAAAGAGGTTGGTAAAAATGTCATTATCATAAGTGATGATGAAAAAACAACTCTTGCTTCTAAGCTTTCAGATGAAGGTTATAAAGTGATATCTTTAAGCCACGCTGAGGTTAAATTTCTTTATGGCGAAATCGGCGAGTTATACGTAACGGTGCTTAGAGAAAATGATGAGTTTGAGGTTATATCAGACTTTGTTTTAGTAAATGGCATAAAAGAGTATATGCTAAGACAAAGCGGCACAGCCGAAATAGCAAATTTAAAAGATGATGAAATTCTAGCTTTTTTAAACACTCGCTCTCCAGTTTATAGATACAAAAGCGCTATTACTTACGATCAAAGCATTTGCCAGTATCATGAAAGAAGAAGTGAGCATTGTGCAAAGTGTGTTGAAATTTGCCCGACTGTGGCGATTTTAAAAGATGATGAGAACAAACATCTTGTATTTTCTCATATTGATTGTAACGAGTGCGGCGGGTGCGTGAGTGTGTGTCCAAGTGGGGCGATTGACTATGCTAAGATGCCACGAGGTGCATTTATCGATGTGGCTAAGATGTATAAAGGTAAAAAAATCATCATAACGCCGCGCATAATGGACTTAGAGGACTTTGATATCATTTTACCAGAGGGGTTTTTACCATTTGGCGTAGAGGGCGAGAAGTTTTTAAGTCAAGTTCATCTGCTTACGCTCTTACAAGAAAGTGGGGCGAGTTTGATTTTTTACTCTGATATCATTTCGGCTGGCGTTAGAGAGTCTATAGAGCTAATAAATCAAATTTATAAGGCTAAATTTAACGAAGTTGCTATAGAAATCGCAACCGATGAGATAGAGCTAAGAAAAGCGATAAAAAATGCCAAATTTATCCAAGGTTCACAATATAGCATGAGCGAATACGCCCTTGCTAAAAGAGAAATCTTTGCAAAACGAGTTAAATACTTAGTTGGAGATGAGAATTTAGGTGTGGCAAAAAGTGGCGAGTGGATAAGATATGGCAAGGTTGAGATAAACCAAGATGCCTGTACACTTTGCTTAAGTTGCGTTGGAGCGTGTAATGTAAGCGCGCTAGTTGCTGATGAAAAGGATAACTCTATCAAATTTAACGCTTCACTTTGCACGACTTGTGGATACTGTGAGGTAAGTTGTGCTGAAGATGGCGCTATAGCACTAACTCGTGGAGAGTTAAGGCTTGAGCCAAGTTATTTTGAGTATCAAACTTTGGCAAAAGATTCGCTTTTTGCCTGTATTGAGTGTGGCAAAGAGTTTGCAACTACAAAAGCAGTTATGAAAATCGCCCAGCTTATGACTCCAAAATTTGGCGATGACTCGTATAAGATAAAGACACTTTATTGTTGCGCTGACTGCAAAGCTAAGATAATGATAAAAAAGCAGATGGAAGATGCTGCAAAAATTTATGAGGATGGAAAATGA
- a CDS encoding ABC transporter substrate-binding protein — protein MLLSNLFALDLTLISSLPLSGFNKGVGQRIKNGANLYFDDYNAKNVNKINFVVYDDASNQDKFKHNILTHISGASAVFMPVDTVDIRQIVPEILSNKLVVFSPVSGANFLDFKVFECVINTRATFEFEMESLVDYFYTKNLKKISLVYQSGEHGEEAYNSLAQALDKRGLKIYSSISYKKNSNVTEPILENIVQEDSDVVIFALLNDTAVDIVSKLEDFNVGSKFVFLGDADLTNLKKPWRVFISTFTPSFNNSKNLANLYKKLAMQKNLKPNELSYAAFLNAFLISKVFEETKFNAHSKKNFINKAKKVIDKYKFFNTNYIIKFDENTSGKIVYQRTKP, from the coding sequence ATGCTCTTGTCCAACTTGTTTGCCTTAGATTTAACCCTTATATCGTCGCTACCGCTTAGTGGTTTTAACAAAGGAGTTGGTCAAAGGATAAAAAACGGTGCAAATTTGTACTTTGATGATTATAACGCAAAAAATGTAAATAAGATAAATTTTGTAGTTTATGATGATGCTTCAAACCAAGATAAATTTAAACACAACATTTTAACTCATATAAGCGGCGCTAGCGCTGTTTTTATGCCTGTAGATACTGTTGATATAAGGCAGATTGTGCCTGAAATTTTAAGCAACAAGCTAGTGGTTTTCTCTCCTGTTTCTGGAGCAAATTTTTTAGACTTTAAAGTCTTTGAGTGCGTTATAAACACAAGGGCTACTTTTGAGTTTGAGATGGAGAGTTTGGTTGATTATTTTTATACAAAAAATTTAAAAAAAATTAGCCTAGTTTATCAAAGTGGCGAACATGGCGAAGAGGCGTATAACAGCCTTGCACAAGCGCTTGATAAGAGAGGTTTGAAAATTTACTCAAGTATTTCATATAAAAAAAACTCAAATGTCACAGAGCCGATTTTAGAAAATATCGTTCAAGAAGATAGCGATGTTGTAATCTTTGCTCTTTTAAACGATACTGCTGTTGATATCGTAAGCAAGCTAGAAGATTTTAACGTTGGTTCTAAATTTGTCTTTCTTGGCGATGCGGATTTGACAAATTTAAAAAAGCCTTGGCGCGTTTTTATATCTACTTTTACTCCTAGTTTTAATAACTCAAAAAACTTAGCAAATTTATACAAAAAGCTAGCCATGCAAAAAAATTTAAAACCAAACGAGCTGTCATACGCTGCTTTTTTAAATGCTTTTTTGATTTCAAAAGTCTTTGAAGAGACTAAATTTAACGCACACTCAAAGAAAAATTTTATCAACAAAGCAAAAAAAGTTATAGATAAATACAAATTTTTTAACACCAACTATATCATCAAATTTGATGAAAATACTAGTGGAAAAATCGTCTATCAAAGAACAAAACCATGA
- a CDS encoding sensor histidine kinase, with the protein MIETTKNIIEKLGFRKNINLLLTITFITMISMLLVFIIYITNLKNVIDDIYTQNIAPIVRLERIRDVYNANISYAIDKFETTDNKANIQTIKFSLDEINQEWQIYLNLPKIDVNKLSFLDFINRYFFISSEPFLYNYYKFDLEDDITQKLNVVDKTLKAAQATQVPVIEVMRLKKDLSSINTNVYLLLTHYLKEINNQKNRIDSMYTRSIKLLSLSLIITTVLFFMLVVVLTINSKKINQRLEKSVLEKTKELQELNENLEIKLKKELEISRQKDKTIFVQSRAASLGEMLENVSHQWRQPLGAISMIIQSFETKLNKNKLTPEFVKSQVTEALILSNSMSKTLEDFKNFYSPTREKVEFSVSQVLKDAIRLTRYMLDKASIKLSLEVREDSVINSYKNEIMQTFINIINNAKDAMKSEQEDKFILIEVFKDEEFALVEITDNAGGVDEMIIDKIFDPYFTTKHQSVGTGVGLYMGKNIIEKHVQGQIDVKNVILKKDNVQYKCAKFIIKIPLMEQKV; encoded by the coding sequence ATGATAGAAACAACAAAAAATATCATAGAAAAACTCGGCTTTAGAAAAAATATAAATTTACTCCTAACCATCACTTTTATCACGATGATATCGATGCTTCTTGTTTTTATCATATATATCACAAATTTAAAAAACGTAATCGATGATATTTACACTCAAAACATCGCTCCTATCGTTAGGCTTGAGCGTATACGAGATGTGTATAATGCAAACATTAGCTATGCGATTGATAAATTTGAAACCACAGATAACAAGGCAAATATCCAAACGATTAAATTTAGCCTTGATGAGATAAATCAAGAGTGGCAAATCTATCTAAATTTACCAAAAATCGATGTAAACAAGCTCTCATTTTTAGACTTTATAAATAGATATTTTTTCATATCATCTGAGCCGTTTTTATATAATTATTATAAATTTGATCTTGAAGATGATATCACGCAAAAGCTAAATGTGGTTGATAAAACACTAAAAGCTGCTCAAGCTACGCAAGTTCCAGTTATCGAGGTAATGCGCCTTAAAAAAGACCTCTCTTCGATAAACACAAACGTTTATCTGCTTTTAACACACTATTTAAAAGAGATAAATAACCAAAAAAACAGAATCGATAGCATGTATACAAGAAGCATTAAGCTGCTTTCTCTTTCTTTGATAATAACTACTGTGCTGTTTTTTATGCTTGTTGTCGTGCTTACTATAAATTCTAAAAAGATAAACCAACGCCTTGAAAAAAGCGTTCTTGAAAAGACTAAAGAGCTTCAAGAGCTAAACGAAAACCTTGAAATCAAACTTAAAAAAGAGCTTGAAATTTCACGCCAAAAAGATAAAACAATTTTTGTGCAATCAAGAGCAGCAAGTCTTGGCGAGATGCTAGAAAACGTATCTCATCAATGGAGACAGCCTCTTGGCGCAATTTCTATGATAATACAGAGTTTTGAAACCAAACTTAACAAAAACAAACTAACTCCAGAGTTTGTAAAATCACAAGTAACAGAGGCTCTTATCTTATCAAATAGTATGTCAAAAACGCTAGAAGACTTTAAAAATTTCTACAGTCCAACCAGAGAAAAGGTCGAATTTAGCGTATCTCAAGTCTTAAAAGATGCGATAAGACTTACAAGATATATGCTAGATAAAGCAAGCATTAAACTAAGTCTTGAAGTGCGCGAAGATAGCGTTATAAACTCTTATAAAAATGAGATAATGCAGACATTTATAAACATCATAAACAACGCAAAAGATGCGATGAAAAGCGAGCAAGAGGATAAATTTATCTTAATCGAAGTTTTTAAAGATGAAGAGTTTGCTTTAGTTGAAATAACAGATAATGCAGGCGGCGTTGATGAGATGATAATAGATAAAATTTTTGACCCATATTTTACTACAAAGCACCAAAGCGTAGGCACTGGCGTTGGACTTTATATGGGTAAAAACATCATCGAAAAACACGTTCAAGGACAAATAGATGTAAAAAATGTTATACTAAAAAAAGACAACGTACAGTACAAATGTGCAAAATTTATTATAAAAATACCTCTTATGGAGCAAAAAGTATGA
- a CDS encoding response regulator — translation MKKERNLDILANFNILYIEDEVSLLHQTTTVLEDFVKEIYPCKDAKSAYEIIKSRAVDAIISDILLENTTGIEFLRTLREEGFETPIIFTTAYTDTKYLLEAIKLKAEGYMVKPINIKELLNHLYDLLLTKIQDKEIEKNENIIKTVAAITDTKAVEMVKFIINNLDENSVFNHSYSDIMDNIDVSKPTIIKLFKQLGDLEILVKLQNSKYQFKKENLANVDLL, via the coding sequence ATGAAAAAAGAGAGAAATTTAGACATTTTAGCAAATTTTAATATTCTCTATATAGAAGATGAAGTTAGCTTGCTACACCAAACAACAACTGTTTTAGAAGACTTTGTTAAAGAAATTTATCCTTGCAAAGATGCAAAGAGCGCTTATGAGATTATAAAAAGTAGAGCAGTTGATGCGATTATAAGCGATATTTTACTAGAAAATACAACTGGAATCGAGTTTTTACGAACACTTAGAGAAGAGGGTTTTGAAACGCCCATTATCTTTACTACAGCCTATACAGATACAAAATATCTCCTTGAAGCTATAAAACTTAAAGCTGAAGGATATATGGTAAAACCGATAAATATAAAAGAGCTTTTAAACCATCTTTATGACCTACTTTTAACCAAAATTCAAGACAAAGAGATAGAAAAAAATGAAAATATCATCAAAACTGTCGCTGCGATAACAGATACAAAAGCTGTCGAGATGGTTAAATTTATTATAAATAATCTCGATGAAAATAGCGTTTTTAACCACTCATACTCCGATATCATGGATAATATCGATGTTAGTAAACCAACGATTATAAAGCTGTTTAAGCAACTTGGGGACTTAGAAATTTTAGTCAAACTTCAAAACTCAAAGTATCAGTTTAAAAAAGAGAATTTAGCAAACGTGGATTTGTTATGA